The genomic DNA GAGTACATTGGAAATGTTTCCCACGAACTGAAAACGCCGCTGTTCTCCATTCAAAGTTATGTGGAAACCCTGATAGATGGTGGTGTGGAGGATCTAAACATCAGAGATAAATACTTGCAGCGTGTCAATCAATCCATTGAAAGGTTGCTCAATATCGTGTTAGATTTAGATATGATCAACCGCTTAGAGATGGGCGAAATCACCCTCAATTACACCGTTTTTGAAATTAATGCCGTTATCCGAGAGGTGTTTGATTTATTGGACATAGAAGCCGAAAAAAAGGAAGCCAAACTCATCTTAAAAAATACCGCACCCACGATGGTTCTCGCCGATAAGCAAAAAATTCTACAAGTGCTCATCAACCTGATTTCCAATGCAATATACTACGCCAACCGAGATGAAGCCAAAATAGAAGTCAGCGTAAATGGGGAAGGACAAAAGGTGATGATAGAAGTAAAAGACAACGGAATGGGTATTAAGCCAGAGGTTTTACCTCGTATTTTTGAGCGCTTCTACCGCGTGGAGAGCAGCCGAAACAGAAGGGCAGGAGGCTCAGGGCTGGGCTTAGCCATTGTGAAACACATCTTAGAAGCCCACGGTCAGAATATAGAAGTGCAGAGCCGTTACCTGTCAGGCACACGTTTTATATTTTCATTGGACCGAGCATAAACAAAAAAAGTAATAAAAAAATTTCCTTGCTATTTCATTTGTTTTATATTTGCTGAAAATTTTTAGAAAACGAAATTTAAGCAGAATTATTAAGGATTATGGTTTGTAAAATCAGAGTTATTTTAGACACGAAGGAGAATGTATTCAGGGACATTGAAATCAGAGGGAAGCAAACGCTTTGGAATTTGCACAACGGCATCAAAAGCGCTTTTAGCCTACAAGGCGATGAGCTGTCATCGTTCTATTTTTCAGATGAAGATTGGTCAGAGCTTAATGCCATTCCTTTAGAAGATATGTCTGATGATGGCGATGGCGAGATTATGTCTGACATCTATATTACCGAGGCTTTTCCCGAAAAAGGTAGCAAAATGCTGTTCAAATACGGCTTTATTGATCTATGGGAATTCTACTGTGAGCTGTTAGAAAATGTGAAAGAAAAACCTGCCGTTAATTACCCTATTACGGTGTTTAGATATGGCAATATGCCACTAAAAGCCCCTACAAAATCTTCGGATAAACCGTCCCATATTATGATGACTGATGATTTTGATGAGTTTGAAGATGGCTTTGATGAAGAAGACCATTTTGATGCCGAAGAAGGCTTTGATGATGGTTTTGATACCGAAGATTATTACTAAAATCAATAAAGAATACTTGAAAATCAAAAAAGCCAACCGCAAATTTACGGTTGGCTTTTTTGATGATTAAAATACAATGAAAGAGAGAAAAAACTTAATTTTCATTTAATTTTTCAGCGATATAAGGGGCGGTTTTTGAGATTTTATTCTTTGCCAATTCCTCTGGAGTACCTGCAAAAACTACTTTACCGCCATGTTTTCCAGCCTCAGGGCCGATGTCTATAATCCAATCTGCGGATTTGATAATATCAGGTTGATGCTCTATCACAATTACAGAATGCCCCAATTCTACCAGCGCTTGTAGCGAAGTCAGTAGCTTTTTAATATCGTGGAAGTGCAAGCCTGTGGAAGGCTCATCAAAAATGAAAAGCGTTTTGTCTGTATGGTGCCCTTTCACTAAAAACGATGCCAACTTAACCCGCTGAGCCTCGCCGCCAGAAAGCGTGGAGGAGCTTTGTCCCAATTTAAGATAACCTAAGCCCACATCTTGAAGCGGTTTCAGCTTGGTAACCACTTTGGGCTGTTCATTATCGCTAAAGAAACGGATGGCTTCGTCTACCGTCATATTTAGCACATCAGCGATGTTTTTCTCATCAAATTTAACTTCTAAAACCTCGGGTTTAAAACGCGTGCCTTTGCATTGTTCACATTCCAGCTCTATATCCGCCATAAACTGCATAGAAATGGTAATCACGCCCTCGCCTTTACACTCATCACAGCGGCCGCCATCTACATTAAATGAAAAATGCTTAGGCTGTAGCCCCATCGCCTTTGCAGAGCGCTGTTTGGAGAAAATATCCCGAATATCATCATAGGCTTTTAGATAAGTTACAGGGTTGGAGCGAGAGGATTTCCCAATCGGATTTTGGTCGATAAGTTCTATATGCTGAACGAGCGATTTCGGAAAAGTAACGCTGTCATAATCGCCTTTTTTGCCACCTTGCCCCAACTGAATTTGAACCTCGTTGGTGAGGATATTTTTCATTAAAGTAGATTTGCCAGAGCCAGAAACCCCAGAAATG from Riemerella columbina includes the following:
- a CDS encoding sensor histidine kinase, whose amino-acid sequence is MKPNTLSLLAAFFLTLTMVGVVFLFEYLNTYRWTMEKRYMMALALLVMFLLNYGVVNYLFQSYGRKKIKQMSHILPDEIATQGEEMNFKELSERISGLNEKATTEIDMMKAMEQYRKEYIGNVSHELKTPLFSIQSYVETLIDGGVEDLNIRDKYLQRVNQSIERLLNIVLDLDMINRLEMGEITLNYTVFEINAVIREVFDLLDIEAEKKEAKLILKNTAPTMVLADKQKILQVLINLISNAIYYANRDEAKIEVSVNGEGQKVMIEVKDNGMGIKPEVLPRIFERFYRVESSRNRRAGGSGLGLAIVKHILEAHGQNIEVQSRYLSGTRFIFSLDRA
- a CDS encoding IS1096 element passenger TnpR family protein, which produces MVCKIRVILDTKENVFRDIEIRGKQTLWNLHNGIKSAFSLQGDELSSFYFSDEDWSELNAIPLEDMSDDGDGEIMSDIYITEAFPEKGSKMLFKYGFIDLWEFYCELLENVKEKPAVNYPITVFRYGNMPLKAPTKSSDKPSHIMMTDDFDEFEDGFDEEDHFDAEEGFDDGFDTEDYY